The following proteins are encoded in a genomic region of Canis lupus familiaris isolate Mischka breed German Shepherd chromosome 6, alternate assembly UU_Cfam_GSD_1.0, whole genome shotgun sequence:
- the CCL24 gene encoding C-C motif chemokine 24 precursor, giving the protein MAGLATFVVSLLLVTLCAHCIDPAGSVSIPSSCCMFFISKKVPENRVVTYQLLNGSVCPKAGVVFTTKKNQKFCGDPQLHWVQKLMKNIEARRKKVSPGVRAMSTKALVQRYPANSTSI; this is encoded by the exons ATGGCAGGCCTTGCAACCTTTGTGGTTAGCCTCCTGCTTGTGACCTTGTGTGCCCACTGCATCGATCCTGCAG GCTCTGTGTCCATCCCCTCTTCCTGCTGCATGTTCTTCATTTCCAAGAAAGTTCCGGAGAACCGAGTGGTTACCTACCAGCTGCTCAATGGGAGCGTCTGTCCTAAGGCAGGAGTGGT CTTCACCACCAAGAAGAACCAGAAGTTCTGTGGCGATCCCCAGCTGCACTGGGTCCAGAAGTTGATGAAGAACATAGAGGCCAGGAGGAAGAAGGTGTCTCCTGGGGTCAGGGCAATGAGCACCAAAGCCCTGGTGCAGAGGTACCCTGCCAACAGCACCTCCATCTAA